The genomic DNA ATTGTTGGCGATTGCCGAACGCGGCTATCGGTCGCTCAAGACGATCGCGGGATCAACGTAATCGATCGGTATCAAGGGTGGCGCCACGTGCGATTTGAACTAAGATGGGCCCAACAAGGCTCACCGCTTGGGGCGATCGGGGTGCAAGATTCGAGTCCCGCGACGCAGTCGTAGGAAGACCGGAAATCGTTCCCGCGACAGCGCCTCATGCCCACGGGGAGCGCTAGAACCGAATGAATCCCACCGTTCCGATATCTTGGCACTCCCTTCCGCGTGTTATTTAACAGCTACGCCTTCCTCGTCTTCCTCCCCTGCTTCCTCGCGCTCTACTGGTCGCTTCGGGGCAACGCTCGGATCGTGCTTTGCCTGGCCGGCAGCTATCTGTTTTACGGGTGGTGGGACTATCGCTTCCTCGGCTTGTTGGTTCTTTCCACCGGCATCGACTACGCCGTCGGATGCGGCCTGGGACGCCGTGAGGCCTCAGCGTCACTGCGACGGTTGCTGTTGGGGATCAGTCTCGTCAGCAACCTGGGCATCCTGGCGACCTTCAAATACTTCAATTTCTTTGTCGACAGCTTCCAACAAATGGTCGCCCCATTGGGTTGGTCGCTCGATTGGCCGACCCTGAATCTGATCCTTCCGGCGGGCATTTCGTTCTACACGTTTCAAACGCTCAGCTATTCGATCGACGTCTACCGCAAACAAATTCCGCCGCAACGCGACCTGTTGCGGTTCGCGACGTTTGTCTGTTTCTTCCCACAGTTGGTGGCAGGACCGATCGTCCGGGCACGCGAGTTTTTTCCGCAACTGGAAACCGATCGCCGGTTTTCGTGGCAGCAATTCGAAAGTGGTTTTGGACGCATCCTACAGGGCTTCTTTAAGAAGTTGGTGATCGCCGATTCGATTGGCGTCGTCGCCGATCCGCTATTCCACGATCCCGGAGGTTATTCTTCGTTGAACACCGCCGTGGTTGTGGTGCTGTACGCATTCCAAGTCTATGGCGACTTCTCCGGTTATTCCGATATTGCGATCGGGACGGCGCGGATGCTGGGGATTGAGTTGCCCGAGAATTTCCGGACGCCTTATCTGGCCACCTCCCCCGCCAACTTCTGGCACCGCTGGCATATCTCGCTTTCGACCTGGCTTCGCGACTACGTCTACATTCCCTTGGGCGGCAGCCGGAATGGCGACTGGAAGACCTACCGCAACCTGGCGATCACGATGTTGT from Rosistilla carotiformis includes the following:
- a CDS encoding MBOAT family O-acyltransferase — protein: MLFNSYAFLVFLPCFLALYWSLRGNARIVLCLAGSYLFYGWWDYRFLGLLVLSTGIDYAVGCGLGRREASASLRRLLLGISLVSNLGILATFKYFNFFVDSFQQMVAPLGWSLDWPTLNLILPAGISFYTFQTLSYSIDVYRKQIPPQRDLLRFATFVCFFPQLVAGPIVRAREFFPQLETDRRFSWQQFESGFGRILQGFFKKLVIADSIGVVADPLFHDPGGYSSLNTAVVVVLYAFQVYGDFSGYSDIAIGTARMLGIELPENFRTPYLATSPANFWHRWHISLSTWLRDYVYIPLGGSRNGDWKTYRNLAITMLLGGLWHGASWNFVIWGAIHATILIAHRIWISWWGPAEERLLDAALMSPDWLRRLAIDAFKSASLFAVVCVTWVFFRSGSFDQAIQILTQIASLDGLSPSTLQNRIPLLKACALVSILMGFEVISQRIRWPQVFYRIPVLRGLYYASLLWSLALWGTFDGKQFIYFQF